One Chryseobacterium indoltheticum DNA segment encodes these proteins:
- a CDS encoding thiazole synthase: protein MNNQPLIIADRTFESRLFLGTGKFGNLSEMTDSIIASGSELVTMALKRIDSQSSEDDLFNALKPTKSHLLPNTSGARTAKEAVLAAQLAREALETNWVKLEIHPDPKYLLPDPIETLYATEELAKLGFIVMPYIHADPVLCKRLEDAGTAVVMPLGAPIGTNKGLRTLDFLEIIIAQSNVPVVVDAGIGAPSDAAKAMEMGADAVLVNTAIAVARDPVNMALAFKEGVIAGRRAFESGLGAIGNHAQASSPLTSFLFD, encoded by the coding sequence ATGAACAATCAACCGTTAATTATAGCAGACAGAACTTTTGAATCGAGATTATTTTTAGGAACCGGAAAATTCGGAAATCTTTCAGAAATGACCGATTCTATCATCGCTTCGGGAAGTGAACTGGTGACAATGGCTTTAAAAAGAATCGATTCGCAATCTTCAGAAGATGACTTGTTCAATGCTTTAAAACCTACAAAATCTCACCTTTTACCAAATACTTCGGGAGCAAGAACTGCTAAAGAAGCGGTTTTGGCAGCGCAATTGGCAAGAGAAGCCTTGGAAACCAACTGGGTGAAATTAGAAATTCATCCTGATCCAAAATATTTGTTACCTGATCCGATTGAAACATTGTATGCAACGGAAGAATTGGCAAAATTAGGATTTATCGTGATGCCTTACATTCATGCCGATCCGGTTTTGTGCAAACGTTTGGAAGATGCAGGAACAGCTGTTGTAATGCCTTTGGGAGCGCCGATCGGGACGAATAAAGGTTTAAGAACTTTAGATTTTTTAGAAATTATTATCGCCCAAAGCAATGTTCCTGTTGTTGTTGATGCCGGAATTGGCGCACCTTCTGATGCCGCAAAAGCAATGGAAATGGGAGCTGATGCGGTTTTGGTAAATACTGCAATTGCTGTTGCGAGAGATCCTGTAAATATGGCATTGGCTTTTAAAGAAGGCGTAATTGCGGGAAGAAGAGCTTTTGAATCTGGTTTGGGAGCTATTGGAAATCATGCGCAAGCATCAAGTCCGTTGACTTCTTTTTTGTTTGATTAA
- the thiE gene encoding thiamine phosphate synthase — protein sequence MEKLQYISQGFTKAEQEINIKKALDGGIKWIQVRWKNAPEYEFIRLCENSKKLCADNRSVCIINDYVQIAKDIDADGVHLGLKDTSIDIARQILGENKIIGGTANSISDVLQRMNESCDYIGLGPLRFTSTKEQLSPILGFEGYQKIIQTLKEKSLAIPKIFAIGGVVLEDIPLLQQIGIYGVAVSGQITNQPSITKEFKTVLQ from the coding sequence ATGGAAAAGCTACAATATATTTCTCAAGGTTTTACAAAAGCCGAACAGGAAATAAATATAAAGAAAGCCTTAGATGGCGGCATAAAATGGATTCAGGTTCGCTGGAAGAATGCACCAGAATATGAATTTATCAGGCTTTGTGAAAATTCAAAAAAACTTTGCGCAGATAATCGATCTGTTTGTATCATCAATGACTATGTTCAGATTGCAAAAGATATCGATGCAGACGGTGTTCATTTAGGTTTAAAAGATACTTCGATTGATATTGCAAGACAGATTTTAGGAGAAAATAAAATTATCGGTGGAACGGCAAATTCCATTTCTGATGTTTTGCAAAGAATGAATGAATCATGTGATTACATCGGTTTGGGACCTTTACGATTTACTTCAACTAAAGAACAGCTAAGTCCGATTTTGGGTTTTGAAGGATATCAAAAAATTATTCAGACTTTAAAAGAAAAATCATTAGCAATACCAAAGATATTCGCCATTGGCGGAGTGGTTTTGGAAGACATCCCACTCTTACAACAAATCGGAATTTATGGAGTTGCTGTTTCGGGGCAAATCACCAATCAACCTTCTATTACCAAAGAATTTAAAACAGTTTTACAATGA
- a CDS encoding thiamine phosphate synthase produces the protein MIIVITPEEVVQNETEIINELFQEGLNLLHIRKPFINSEEMTDFIQKIDSKFHQKLVLHSHYDLAKDFNISRFNFREVDRQNGLFQSFTDKIISTSVHDIETFNLLSEDWEYAFISPVFPSISKKGYGENSNILNDIKKRDHQNVQLIALGGINENNIKEVFESEVDGVALLGAIWGNDEPLGVFKKCRQNVIY, from the coding sequence ATGATTATCGTCATCACTCCCGAAGAAGTTGTTCAAAATGAAACTGAGATTATTAATGAATTATTTCAGGAAGGTTTGAATTTACTTCACATCAGAAAACCTTTTATCAATTCAGAAGAAATGACGGATTTTATTCAAAAGATAGATTCAAAATTTCATCAAAAATTAGTTTTGCACAGTCATTATGATTTAGCGAAAGATTTTAATATTTCAAGATTTAATTTCAGGGAAGTTGACAGACAAAACGGTTTGTTTCAATCTTTCACAGATAAAATAATTTCAACGTCTGTTCATGATATTGAAACTTTTAATCTATTAAGTGAAGATTGGGAGTATGCTTTTATCAGTCCGGTTTTTCCAAGTATTTCGAAAAAAGGATATGGTGAAAATTCGAATATTTTGAATGATATTAAAAAACGAGATCATCAAAATGTACAACTGATTGCTTTAGGAGGAATTAATGAAAATAATATCAAAGAAGTTTTTGAAAGTGAAGTAGATGGAGTGGCTTTGTTAGGAGCAATCTGGGGAAATGATGAACCTTTAGGTGTTTTCAAAAAATGCAGACAGAATGTAATTTATTAA
- the thiC gene encoding phosphomethylpyrimidine synthase ThiC — MAHKITRSPFPNSKKIYVEGKIHPINVAMREIHLSPTKLTNGNLEENLPVTIYDTSGPYTDENFEINIEKGLPRIREQWILDRNDVEVLDRITSEYGKARLANSKLDELRFSYNHQPKVSREGKEVTQLYYAKQGIITAEMEYIAIRENQRIEQLDSVSKEMAFQHQGNSFGARTPKSKITPEFVRDEIAAGRAIIPNNINHPESEPMIIGRNFLVKINANIGNSAVSSSIEEEVEKAVWACRWGADTIMDLSTGKNIHETREWIIRNSPVPIGTVPIYQALEKVKGVAEDLTWEIFKDTLIEQAEQGVSYFTIHAGVLLRYIHLTAKRVTGIVSRGGSIMAKWCLFHHKENFLYTHFEEICEIMKKYDVAFSLGDGLRPGSIADANDEAQFAELETLGELTKIAWKHNVQVMIEGPGHVPMHMIKENMDKQLEVCDEAPFYTLGPLTTDIAPGYDHITSGIGAAMIGWFGCAMLCYVTPKEHLGLPNKEDVKVGVITYKLAAHAADLAKGHPGSQYRDNALSKARFEFRWEDQFNLSLDPDTARSYHDETLPADGAKIAHFCSMCGPKFCSMKITQEIRESAEKGMFDKSQEFIEKGKEIYI, encoded by the coding sequence ATGGCTCATAAAATCACACGTTCGCCGTTTCCGAACTCAAAAAAAATCTATGTTGAAGGGAAAATTCACCCAATCAATGTAGCGATGCGCGAAATACATCTAAGTCCGACAAAATTAACCAACGGAAATTTAGAAGAAAATCTTCCTGTCACCATTTACGATACTTCAGGACCTTACACCGATGAAAATTTTGAAATTAATATCGAAAAAGGACTTCCAAGAATTAGAGAACAATGGATTTTGGATAGAAATGACGTCGAAGTTTTAGACAGAATTACCTCAGAATACGGAAAAGCCCGTCTTGCCAATTCAAAATTAGACGAACTGCGTTTTTCGTATAACCATCAGCCAAAAGTTTCCAGAGAAGGAAAAGAGGTTACCCAATTGTATTATGCAAAACAGGGGATTATCACTGCTGAAATGGAATATATTGCCATTAGAGAAAATCAACGAATCGAGCAATTAGATTCTGTTTCAAAAGAGATGGCTTTTCAACATCAGGGAAATAGTTTTGGCGCAAGAACTCCGAAAAGCAAGATCACTCCAGAATTTGTAAGAGACGAAATTGCAGCCGGAAGAGCGATTATTCCCAATAATATTAATCATCCCGAAAGCGAACCGATGATTATCGGGCGAAATTTTTTAGTTAAAATTAATGCCAACATCGGAAATAGTGCTGTTTCATCGAGCATTGAAGAAGAGGTAGAAAAAGCAGTTTGGGCTTGCAGATGGGGAGCCGATACAATTATGGATCTGTCAACCGGAAAAAACATTCACGAAACCAGAGAATGGATCATCAGAAACAGTCCGGTTCCGATTGGTACCGTTCCGATCTATCAGGCATTAGAAAAAGTAAAAGGAGTTGCAGAAGATTTAACCTGGGAAATTTTTAAAGATACGTTGATCGAACAGGCAGAACAGGGAGTTTCTTATTTCACGATTCATGCCGGAGTTTTGTTGAGATATATTCATTTGACCGCAAAACGTGTGACGGGAATTGTTTCCAGAGGTGGTTCTATCATGGCAAAATGGTGTTTGTTCCATCATAAAGAAAACTTTTTATATACTCATTTTGAAGAGATTTGCGAGATCATGAAGAAATATGACGTTGCTTTTTCTTTAGGCGACGGTCTTCGGCCGGGTTCAATTGCTGATGCGAATGATGAAGCACAGTTTGCCGAATTGGAAACTTTAGGTGAACTGACAAAAATTGCCTGGAAGCACAATGTACAGGTGATGATTGAAGGTCCGGGACACGTTCCGATGCACATGATCAAAGAGAATATGGATAAGCAATTGGAGGTATGTGATGAAGCACCGTTTTACACATTAGGCCCTTTAACGACGGATATTGCACCGGGATACGATCACATCACTTCAGGAATTGGTGCAGCTATGATTGGCTGGTTTGGTTGCGCGATGTTGTGTTATGTGACCCCGAAAGAACATTTGGGACTTCCCAATAAAGAAGATGTAAAAGTTGGAGTTATTACCTATAAACTAGCTGCTCATGCTGCAGATTTGGCGAAAGGTCATCCAGGTTCTCAATACAGAGACAACGCTTTAAGCAAGGCGAGATTCGAATTCCGTTGGGAAGATCAGTTCAATCTTTCTCTTGATCCGGATACGGCAAGATCTTATCATGATGAAACGCTTCCTGCAGACGGAGCAAAAATTGCGCATTTCTGCTCAATGTGCGGACCAAAATTCTGTTCAATGAAAATCACGCAGGAAATTCGTGAATCTGCAGAAAAAGGAATGTTTGATAAATCGCAGGAGTTCATCGAAAAAGGGAAAGAAATTTATATATGA
- the thiS gene encoding sulfur carrier protein ThiS, which translates to MELTINHTLRNFDILPKTLEALIAMELPEKKKGIAVALNNRIIPQSFWAETILNNQDSILIITATQGG; encoded by the coding sequence ATGGAGCTCACAATCAATCACACACTAAGAAATTTTGATATACTTCCCAAAACGCTGGAAGCACTTATCGCTATGGAATTACCTGAAAAGAAAAAAGGAATTGCCGTAGCGCTCAACAATCGTATTATTCCGCAGTCATTCTGGGCGGAAACTATTCTCAACAACCAAGATTCAATTTTAATTATCACTGCTACTCAAGGCGGTTAA
- a CDS encoding RluA family pseudouridine synthase, with amino-acid sequence MEEQIVFEDNHLLVINKKVGQLVQGDKTGDEPLLDSIKDFIKKRDNKPGNVFLGLVHRIDRPTSGLVIYAKTSKALSRLTQMVKNREIKKTYWAVVAKEMIPQSQRLVHYLQKNEKNNKAIVFTKVTEGAKEAILTYNIIKTLDNYLLLEIDLETGRHHQIRAQLSKTGVPIKGDLKYGAPRSNPDGGINLHARKLQFIHPVTKEEVTIVAPVPQNDAIWRACEE; translated from the coding sequence ATGGAAGAGCAGATTGTTTTTGAGGATAATCATCTTTTAGTTATCAATAAAAAAGTAGGGCAGCTCGTTCAGGGCGATAAAACCGGCGACGAACCTTTACTTGATTCTATTAAAGATTTCATCAAAAAAAGAGATAATAAACCCGGAAATGTTTTTCTGGGTTTGGTACATCGTATCGATCGCCCAACTTCTGGTTTGGTGATTTATGCTAAAACTTCAAAAGCGCTTTCAAGATTGACTCAAATGGTGAAAAACCGTGAAATTAAGAAAACGTATTGGGCGGTTGTTGCTAAAGAAATGATTCCTCAAAGCCAAAGATTGGTTCATTATCTTCAGAAAAACGAAAAAAATAATAAAGCAATTGTCTTCACAAAAGTGACCGAAGGGGCAAAAGAAGCAATTCTTACCTACAATATTATTAAAACTCTGGATAATTACCTTCTTTTGGAAATTGACTTGGAAACCGGTAGACATCATCAAATCAGGGCACAGTTATCAAAAACCGGAGTTCCTATTAAAGGTGATTTAAAATATGGTGCGCCCCGTTCAAATCCTGATGGAGGAATTAATCTTCACGCCAGAAAACTTCAGTTTATACATCCTGTTACAAAGGAGGAGGTAACAATCGTTGCCCCCGTTCCGCAGAATGACGCAATCTGGAGAGCTTGTGAAGAGTAA
- the panB gene encoding 3-methyl-2-oxobutanoate hydroxymethyltransferase: MSVHSEIKRVTTETLRKMKFDKEKITMLTAYDFTTAKMVDAGGVDTILIGDSAANVMAGFETTLPITLDQMIYHTQSVVRGVERALVIADLPFGTYQSNPDIALESAVRMMKEGGAHAIKIEGGKEISKSIKKIINAGIPIMGHLGLTPQSIYQFGTYKVRAKEEAEAEKLINDAKLLEELGCFGVVLEKIPANLAKRVTESISIPTIGIGAGAHCDGQVLVYHDMVGMNKGFSPKFLRRYLDLYTEITGAVSQYVKDVKNADFPNQNESY, translated from the coding sequence ATGTCTGTTCATTCCGAAATTAAAAGAGTTACTACAGAAACTTTGCGAAAAATGAAATTCGACAAAGAGAAAATAACAATGCTTACCGCTTACGATTTTACAACGGCAAAGATGGTCGATGCCGGTGGGGTTGATACCATTCTTATCGGTGACTCTGCAGCGAATGTAATGGCGGGTTTTGAAACTACACTTCCTATTACATTGGATCAGATGATTTATCACACTCAAAGTGTGGTAAGAGGCGTAGAAAGAGCATTGGTAATTGCTGATCTACCTTTCGGAACCTACCAAAGTAATCCTGATATTGCATTAGAATCTGCAGTTAGAATGATGAAAGAAGGAGGTGCTCATGCGATTAAAATTGAAGGTGGAAAAGAAATTTCGAAATCGATTAAAAAAATAATCAACGCCGGAATTCCTATTATGGGACATTTGGGATTAACGCCGCAGTCTATTTATCAGTTTGGAACGTATAAAGTGAGAGCTAAAGAAGAAGCTGAAGCTGAAAAATTGATCAACGATGCAAAATTGCTTGAAGAATTGGGCTGTTTTGGAGTTGTTCTTGAGAAAATTCCAGCAAATTTGGCAAAAAGAGTGACGGAAAGTATCTCGATTCCAACAATCGGAATTGGAGCCGGAGCTCACTGTGACGGACAGGTTTTGGTGTATCATGATATGGTGGGAATGAATAAAGGTTTCTCTCCAAAATTCTTAAGAAGATACCTCGATTTATATACAGAAATAACAGGAGCAGTTTCTCAATACGTAAAAGATGTGAAAAATGCTGATTTCCCTAACCAAAATGAAAGCTATTAA
- a CDS encoding Crp/Fnr family transcriptional regulator yields MSQEQQIAIEERFARVFNDKSFKERLSNTDYERYINAKKKLVFQKHDIVFDDGETPKGVYVIEKGAAKLSKSGSFGKDQILRFIKEGDIIGYRALLCGENFQAKAEAMTDVECTFLPADIFMDLLEVDPQLSFVMLQKISYELGESSNTITFLAQKTVRERLAEILILLEQKLGTDPEGFIKISLTREEIANIIGTATESAIRLISEFKGDSLIEVDGRNIKILNHDKLMKLGHVVL; encoded by the coding sequence ATGTCGCAGGAACAACAGATTGCTATTGAAGAAAGATTCGCGAGGGTTTTTAATGATAAATCCTTTAAAGAAAGACTTTCCAATACTGATTATGAAAGATATATCAACGCAAAAAAGAAACTCGTTTTTCAAAAACACGATATCGTCTTTGACGATGGCGAAACTCCCAAAGGGGTTTACGTAATAGAAAAAGGGGCTGCTAAATTGTCCAAATCAGGATCTTTTGGTAAAGATCAAATTCTTAGATTTATAAAAGAAGGTGATATTATAGGATATCGTGCATTGTTGTGTGGAGAAAATTTTCAAGCAAAGGCTGAAGCAATGACGGATGTTGAATGCACATTCTTACCTGCAGATATTTTTATGGACTTATTAGAAGTAGATCCACAGTTATCTTTTGTGATGCTTCAGAAAATATCTTACGAATTGGGAGAATCTTCCAATACCATTACTTTCCTTGCGCAGAAAACGGTAAGAGAAAGACTGGCAGAAATCCTTATTCTTTTAGAACAAAAGTTAGGAACTGATCCTGAAGGTTTCATCAAAATTTCTTTGACAAGAGAAGAAATTGCCAATATCATCGGAACGGCTACCGAAAGTGCTATCCGATTGATCTCCGAGTTTAAAGGGGACAGTCTCATCGAAGTAGACGGCAGAAACATCAAAATTCTCAACCACGATAAATTAATGAAACTAGGACACGTAGTTTTGTAA
- a CDS encoding heavy metal translocating P-type ATPase, translated as MSENCFHCGQGIEKERISFDEKIFCCTGCKSVYEILNTNNLSNFYELNKKAGIRPEENSSQFDYLDTKEIFDRITDFSEGNTSLVTFRIPVIHCSSCIWLLESLHTLHKDIHYSQVNFTRKTLQISFNHNELKLSDLAKFLTNLGYKPAINLETVDKNEDNLDKSLLIKLAIAGFAFGNGMFLAFPEYIGGEDYWMEHYKGLFRILMFLLAVPVVFYSASDYYKSAWYGLKNKIVNIDVPIVLGIFVLFGRSIYEIATDYGPGYFDTLCGLLFFMLLGKIFQKRTYSSLSYDRDYKSFYPIAVTKVDFNGKQENILLSEIKIGDRILVRNHEIIPVDAILISGNGNIDNSFITGESESISKNPGDKIFAGGKQIGSSLELEVIKNVDQSYLTQLWNKEAFKKHETGLDTLINEISKYFTFIILGIALVAGIYWYFIDLETMFQVISAVLIIACPCALALSSPFTFGHIMRILGRNKFYVKDTITIEKIAKVDALVFDKTGTITHRKKSNIRYEGSEIQEFDLLNIKSLVKNSNHPLSKSLYEFLEVQDDYFPVDNFEEISGKGYEASVRGNIYKIGSAKYNNQESKNLETAVYISKNNEFIGKFIFKNEYRENLRNLFTKLTNYKIFILSGDNASEENQLKEIIPNYSSMAFNQNPEDKLNYIKELQDKGLKVIMLGDGLNDAGALKQSNVGIAISDDSNSFTPSSDVIMNGEKVSQLDHYLNVCKGSITIVKLTFLISFLYNVVGLTFAVTGNMSPLFAALIMPASSITVISFTTISTWILGRKYFKKQP; from the coding sequence GTGAGCGAGAACTGTTTTCATTGCGGACAAGGGATAGAAAAGGAAAGAATTTCTTTTGACGAAAAAATTTTCTGCTGTACAGGCTGTAAATCTGTTTATGAAATTCTGAACACCAATAATCTCAGTAATTTTTACGAATTAAACAAAAAAGCAGGAATCAGGCCTGAAGAAAACTCTTCTCAATTTGACTATCTCGACACCAAGGAAATTTTTGACAGAATTACAGATTTTTCTGAAGGCAATACAAGTCTTGTCACGTTCAGAATTCCGGTAATCCACTGTTCTTCTTGCATTTGGCTATTAGAAAGCCTACACACTTTACATAAAGACATCCACTATTCTCAGGTTAACTTTACAAGGAAGACCCTGCAGATTTCTTTTAACCATAACGAATTAAAATTAAGCGATTTAGCTAAATTCTTAACCAATCTTGGCTACAAACCCGCAATCAACCTTGAGACGGTTGACAAGAATGAAGATAATCTTGACAAATCTCTACTTATAAAACTGGCAATCGCCGGATTTGCTTTTGGTAACGGAATGTTTTTGGCGTTTCCGGAATATATTGGCGGAGAAGATTACTGGATGGAACATTACAAAGGTTTATTCAGAATCTTAATGTTTTTACTTGCTGTTCCGGTTGTGTTTTATTCTGCATCAGACTATTATAAATCTGCTTGGTATGGTCTAAAAAACAAGATCGTCAATATTGATGTACCCATTGTGTTGGGGATTTTTGTTCTGTTTGGAAGAAGTATTTACGAAATCGCTACCGATTACGGTCCAGGATATTTTGACACCCTGTGCGGACTTCTTTTTTTTATGCTTTTAGGGAAAATTTTCCAGAAAAGAACGTACAGTTCGCTTTCTTACGACAGAGATTACAAATCGTTTTATCCAATTGCTGTAACTAAAGTTGATTTTAACGGAAAACAGGAAAACATTTTACTTTCAGAGATTAAAATCGGTGATAGAATTTTAGTAAGAAATCACGAAATCATTCCGGTTGATGCTATTTTGATTAGCGGAAACGGTAATATAGACAACAGTTTTATTACAGGCGAAAGCGAAAGCATTTCTAAAAATCCAGGTGATAAAATCTTTGCCGGAGGAAAACAAATTGGCTCATCTCTCGAACTTGAAGTTATTAAAAACGTTGATCAAAGTTATCTTACCCAGCTTTGGAATAAAGAAGCTTTCAAAAAACATGAGACCGGACTTGACACCTTAATCAATGAAATTAGTAAATATTTTACCTTCATTATTTTAGGAATCGCACTTGTTGCCGGAATTTATTGGTATTTTATTGATTTGGAAACAATGTTCCAGGTTATCTCTGCCGTTTTGATTATCGCTTGTCCTTGCGCTTTAGCATTGTCTTCTCCATTTACTTTCGGTCACATTATGAGAATTTTAGGTCGAAATAAATTTTATGTAAAAGACACAATAACGATTGAGAAAATTGCAAAAGTTGACGCTTTAGTTTTCGACAAAACCGGAACGATTACACACCGAAAAAAATCAAACATCAGATACGAAGGTTCTGAAATTCAGGAATTTGATTTATTAAATATTAAAAGTTTAGTCAAAAACTCAAATCATCCGCTTTCAAAATCTCTGTATGAATTTTTGGAAGTACAAGATGACTATTTCCCTGTTGACAACTTTGAGGAAATCTCAGGAAAAGGATACGAAGCGAGCGTACGAGGAAATATTTACAAAATAGGTTCTGCAAAATATAACAATCAAGAGTCGAAAAATCTTGAAACCGCAGTTTACATCAGCAAAAACAATGAGTTTATCGGAAAATTTATTTTTAAAAATGAATACCGGGAAAATCTTAGAAATCTGTTTACAAAACTGACCAATTATAAAATCTTTATTTTGAGCGGTGATAATGCTTCTGAAGAAAATCAGCTTAAAGAGATCATTCCGAATTACAGCTCGATGGCTTTCAACCAAAACCCTGAAGATAAGTTGAATTACATCAAAGAGCTTCAGGATAAAGGATTAAAAGTTATCATGCTTGGTGACGGATTAAACGATGCCGGAGCTTTAAAACAAAGCAACGTAGGAATCGCAATTTCCGACGACAGCAACAGCTTTACGCCATCTTCAGACGTCATCATGAACGGAGAAAAAGTATCGCAGCTCGACCATTATCTGAATGTTTGTAAAGGCTCAATTACCATCGTAAAACTCACCTTTCTTATTAGTTTCCTATACAATGTTGTAGGTTTAACCTTTGCTGTAACCGGAAATATGAGCCCATTATTTGCAGCTTTAATTATGCCTGCAAGTTCGATTACCGTCATTTCATTCACCACGATTTCTACCTGGATTCTCGGAAGGAAGTATTTCAAAAAACAGCCTTAA
- the ccoS gene encoding cbb3-type cytochrome oxidase assembly protein CcoS, translating to MDILYLMILCSVSLAVVFLVVFIVFARKGQFEDDESPAVRILFDSGEVKEKEEPGNKNDKEKGDNNKFEEKSE from the coding sequence ATGGATATTCTATATTTAATGATCTTATGCAGCGTTTCTTTGGCTGTAGTTTTTCTGGTCGTATTTATAGTTTTCGCCAGAAAAGGGCAGTTTGAGGACGACGAGTCTCCAGCTGTACGAATACTTTTTGATTCCGGTGAAGTAAAGGAAAAAGAAGAACCTGGCAACAAAAACGATAAGGAAAAAGGAGATAATAATAAATTTGAAGAAAAAAGTGAATAG